The proteins below come from a single Pleuronectes platessa chromosome 3, fPlePla1.1, whole genome shotgun sequence genomic window:
- the npepps gene encoding puromycin-sensitive aminopeptidase, whose translation MPERRPFVRLPTDVYPVNYGLCLKPDLIDFTFEGRLEALVEVTQATNQIVMNCADIDIITASFVPQGGDEINATGFNYQNEDEKVTLSFPSALQKGSGMLKIDYVGELNDKMKGFYRSKYTTPAGDARYAAVTQFEATDARRAFPCWDEPAIKATFDITLIVPKERVALSNMNVIDRKPYPEDENLVEVKFATTPIMSTYLVAFVIGEYDFVESQSSDGITVRVYTPLGKAEQGKFAMEVATKTLPFYKDYFNVPYPLPKIDLIAIADFAAGAMENWGLVTYRETALLIDPKNSCSSSRQWVALVVGHELAHQWFGNLVTMEWWTHLWLNEGFASWIEYLCVDHCFPEYDIWTQFVSADYTRALDLDALDSSHPIEVNVGHPSEVDEIFDAISYSKGASVIRMLHNYTGDEDFRKGMNAYLLKFQHKNASTEDLWDCLEQASGKPIAAVMSSWTKQMGFPIIEVEQEQQGDDRILKLSQKKFCASGPHTGEDCPSWMVPISICTSEDPMCTKLKVLLDRPETTVTVSGVAPDQWLKINPGTVGFYRIQYSSSMLESLLPGIRDLSLQPVDRLGLQNDLFSLSRAGMISTVQVLTLMEAFVNEPNYTVWSDLSCNLGVLSSLLSHTDFHEDIQEFIRDLFTPIGLELGWDSKPGEGHLGALLRGLVLGKLGKAGHKPTLEEARRRFKDHVEGKPVLPADLRSPVYLTVLKHGDSATLDTMLKLHKQADMQEEKNRIERVLGAISAPDLIQKVLSFALSEEVRPQDTVSVIGGVAGSSKQGRKAAWKFVKDNWEELYNRYQGGFLISRLIKLTVDGFAIDKMAAEVKSFFESHPAPAAERTVQQCCENILLNAAWLKRDADDIQQYLLQRKAPPPV comes from the exons ATGCCCGAGAGGAGGCCCTTCGTGCGGTTACCGACTGACGTCTACCCCGTCAACTACGGCTTGTGCCTGAAGCCCGACCTGATCGACTTCACGTTCGAGGGGCGGCTGGAGGCGCTGGTGGAG GTTACACAAGCCACAAATCAGATTGTGATGAACTGTGCTGACATCGACATCATCACAGCTTCCTTTGTGCCTCAGGGAGGAGACG aaATTAACGCGACGGGATTCAACTATCAAAACGAGGATGAGAAAGTCACCTTATCGTTTCCTAGCGCTCTACAGAAAG gctccGGCATGTTGAAGATCGACTACGTTGGGGAGCTGAATGACAAGATGAAAGGATTCTATAGAAGTAAATATACGACCCCTGCAGGAGACGCCCGCTACGCTGCTGTCACACAGTTTGAG gCTACGGACGCTCGCAGAGCTTTCCCCTGCTGGGACGAGCCAGCGATCAAAGCCACCTTCGACATCACTCTGATAGTTCCCAAGGAGCGAGTAGCCTTGTCAAACATG AATGTCATCGATCGAAAGCCATATCCAGAGGATGAGAACCTGGTGGAGGTGAAGTTTGCCACCACCCCCATCATGTCCACGTACCTTGTAGCTTTTGTGATCGGCGAGTACGACTTTGTGGAGAGCCAATCATCAGACGGTATCACGGTACGCGTCTACACCCCCCTGGGGAAGGCGGAGCAAGGGAAATTTGCGATGGAG gTGGCGACTAAGACCTTACCTTTCTACAAAGACTACTTCAATGTTCCTTATCCGTTGCCTAAAATTGATCTCATTGCTATTGCTGATTTTGCTGCTGGTGCCATGGAAAACTGGGGCCTTGTTACCTACAG GGAGACGGCGCTGCTCATCGACCCGAAGAACTCCTGCTCGTCCTCCAGGCAGTGGGTGGCGCTGGTGGTCGGACACGAACTCGCCCACCAGTGGTTTGGCAACCTGGTCACCATG gaatgGTGGACCCATCTGTGGTTGAATGAAGGATTTGCGTCCTGGATCGAGTATCTGTGTGTGGACCACTGCTTCCCAGAATACGACATCTGGACCCAGTTCGTCTCAGCTGATTACACTCGCGCTCTGGATCTGGACGCACTGGACAGCAGCCATCCCATAGAG GTGAACGTGGGTCATCCGTCGGAGGTGGATGAAATATTCGACGCCATCTCCTACAGCAAAGGAGCGTCTGTGATCCGCATGCTGCACAACTACACTGGAGATGAG GATTTTAGAAAAGGAATGAACGCTTATCTTTTGAAGTTCCAACATAAAAATGCATCGACAG AGGACCTATGGGACTGTCTGGAACAGGCCAGTGGGAAACCCATCGCTGCAGTGATGAGCTCGTGGACCAAGCAGATGGGTTTCCCTATCATTGAAGTGGAACAGGAACAG CAAGGCGACGACCGCATCCTCAAGTTGTCTCAGAAGAAGTTCTGTGCCAGTGGACCACATACCG GTGAGGACTGCCCCAGCTGGATGGTTCCCATTAGCATCTGTACCAGCGAGGACCCGATGTGCACCAAGCTCAAGGTTCTGCTGGACAGACCCGAGACCACTGTCACAGTGAGCGGCGTCGCTCCAGACCAGTGGCTCAAG ATCAATCCCGGCACCGTGGGCTTCTATCGCATCCAGTACAGCTCGTCCATGCTGGAGAGTCTGCTGCCGGGCATCCGAGACCTCAGCCTGCAGCCCGTGGACCGGCTGGGCCTGCAGAACGACCTCTTCTCCCTG TCGCGTGCCGGGATGATCAGCACAGTCCAGGTGCTGACGCTGATGGAAGCGTTCGTCAACGAGCCGAACTACACGGTGTGGAGCGACCTCAGCTGCAACCTGGGAGTTCTGTCCTCGCTGCTGTCACACACCGACTTCCACGAGGACATCCAGGAGTTCATCCGGGACCTCTTCACCCCCATCGGCCTCGAGCTCGGCTGGGACAGCAAGCCAGGAGAAG GTCACCTGGGTGCCCTGTTGAGAGGTCTGGTTCTGGGGAAGCTGGGAAAGGCGGGACACAAACCCACACTGGAGGAGGCCAGGCGGAGATTCAAGGACCACGTGGAGGGAAAGCCGGTCCTGCCTGCAGACCTCAGGAGCCCA GTGTACCTGACAGTGCTGAAGCACGGAGACAGTGCCACGCTGGACACCATGCTGAAG CTCCACAAACAGGCCGacatgcaggaggagaagaatcgCATCGAGCGAGTGCTGGGCGCCATCTCAGCCCCCGACCTCATTCAGAAAGTCCTCAGCTTCGCCCTCTCG GAAGAGGTTCGTCCCCAGGACACGGTGTCCGTGATCGGTGGCGTCGCAGGAAGCAGTAAACAAGGCCGGAAAGCTGCCTGGAAGTTTGTCAAGGACAACTGGGAGGAGCTTTACAACCGCTACCAGGGCGGCTTCCTCATATCACGACTCATCAAG
- the mrpl45 gene encoding 39S ribosomal protein L45, mitochondrial, with protein sequence MALPMRRTLVSLHRATCLCLTNAEASLGLRHPVYVPVRTKKRYFIPPAAGIKRRTEGNMEAKSRAAGLVMRQEFSERPINIACTAGVFDPYIPPEGDARLSTLSKEGLKQRTEQIRQSAASQLAIRKIKEHDTLFKTKDFAVRAQEIFTEAHHALIQFNKVKLHSLVTERCYPEMTRGNRYKTIHWRFIESLEPPRVVHARCPDMVSKGNLYGQVTVRMHSKQTLAVYDRFGRLMLGSEETPKDVLEYLVIERHLVNPYGLWRLHGKIVPSWAPAKDPIVKTVMIPGPKLRVDQEFDAVNYEVPKPAAVQWSK encoded by the exons ATGGCGCTGCCCATGAGGAGGACGCTGGTGTCTCTTCACAGAGCAACATGTCTCTGTTTGACG AACGCAGAGGCGTCCCTCGGCCTGAGACACCCAGTGTACGTGCCCGTCCGCACCAAGAAGCGCTACTTCATCCCTCCGGCCGCGGGGATCAAGCGGAGGACGGAGGGCAACATGGAGGCCAAGTCCCGAGCAGCCGGCCTCGTCATGCGCCAGGAGTTCTCAGAGAGGCCCATCAACATCGCCTGCACTG CCGGAGTCTTCGACCCTTACATCCCCCCAGAGGGAGACGCTCGTCTGTCCACTCTGTCCAAAGAAGGCCTGAAGCAGCGAACTGAGCAGATTCGACAGAGCGCCGCCTCACAGCTCGC GATCCGTAAAATCAAAGAGCACGACACTCTGTTCAAAACAAAGGACTTCGCCGTGCGAGCTCAGGAAATCTTCACCGAGGCGCACCACGCCCTGATTCA GTTTAACAAAGTGAAACTTCACTCCCTGGTAACAGAGCGGTGTTATCCG GAGATGACGAGGGGGAACCGCTACAAGACCATTCACTGGAGGTTCATCGAGTCCCTGGAGCCGCCCAGAGTGGTCCACGCCCGCTGCCCCGACATGGTCAGCAAGGGCAACCTGTACGGCCAGGTCACGGTCCGCATGCACTCCAAACAG ACTCTGGCCGTCTACGACCGCTTCGGGAGGCTGATGCTGGGCAGCGAGGAGACGCCCAAAGACGTCCTGGAGTACCTGGTCATAGAACGCCACCTGGTCAACCCCTACGGCCTGTGGAGGTTACATGGGAAGATAGTGCCGTCCTGGGCTCCGGCCAAAGATCCAATTGTTAAG ACCGTCATGATTCCTGGTCCCAAGCTCCGGGTCGACCAAGAGTTCGATGCCGTCAACTATGAAGTTCCCAAACCAGCAGCTGTGCAGTGGTCTAAATAG